Within the Arthrobacter sp. UKPF54-2 genome, the region CGTCGAGCACGGAACCGTCAACGAAAGGCTCGAAGACGGCGGCGGGGTCCGACTTGGTGCCCGGATCCTTGAAGCGGCCCGGTTCGCCCCGGCGGAACGACATCTTGTAGGTCTTGCCGCCGCGGTCCACTTCGACGTCCAGCCGGGAGGACAGGGCGTTCACGACCGAGGCGCCGACGCCGTGCAGGCCGCCCGAGGCGGTGTAGGAACCGCCGCCGAACTTGCCGCCGGCGTGCAGCTTGGTGAACACGACCTCGACGCCGGTGAGCCCGGTCTTGGGTTCGACGTCGATCGGGATGCCGCGGCCGTCGTCGTGGATCTCCACCGAGTTGTCCGCGTGCAGGATGATCTTGATGTCGTGGCCGAAGCCGGCGAGGGCCTCGTCGACGGAGTTGTCGATGATCTCCCAGAGGCAGTGCATCAGCCCGCGGGAGTCGGTGGAGCCGATGTACATGCCCGGGCGCTTGCGGACGGCCTCGAGGCCTTCCAGCACGGAGAGATGCCGGGCAGTGTAATCAGAACTTGGGGCCACGGGTCGGAAACTCCTTCAGGGATGGAACGTAAAAGACGCTCTTCCTAGGTTAGTCGGCTTCCGGCGCCTCGCCGGGTTGCCACTCCCCCGGACGGACAACCCGGCGGACACCGCCCCGGACACCGCAGCGGCAGCCGTTACTGAGCCGTGATACGCGGACAGCGAAAGTGGCCCATCCTTGCCATGGATTGTCTGCGAATGCTGGTTATATAGATGTATCGATCTACTAAGGAGGCCGAACATGACAACAGCAGTTGCGGACCGCAAACTCACCACCGTTGACCGGTGCGACCGTTGCGGAGCTCAGGCATACGTCCGGGTTGTTCTCGGAGCCTCCGGCGGTGAACTGCTCTTCTGCGCTCACCATGCACGCGCCGTTGAACCGAACCTTCGGCCGCTCAGTTCCGACTGGCACGACGAGACGGGCCGCCTCCACGAAAAGGCACCGGTTCCGGTCGACTAGACGTCCACTCACGAAGGGCCCCTCCATTGCGGAGGGGCCCTTCGGCGTTAACCGCCGGGGCGGCATGCCCCGGGCTGGCGGCGGCGTTAAACAAACAACGCGGGGTCCCGTCCCGCCCATGGATCCGAAGACCATGGGCGGGACGAGACCCCGCGCTGCCTGAGGTGGTGCTTAGTCCAGGTAGTCGCGCAGGACCTGCGAGCGGGACGGGTGGCGCAGCTTGGACATGGTCTTCGATTCGATCTGGCGGATACGCTCGCGCGTGACGCCGTAGACTTTGCCGATTTCGTCTAAAGTCTTCGGCTGTCCGTCGGTCAGGCCGAAGCGCATCGCGACGACGCCGGCCTCGCGCTCGGAGAGGGTGTCCAGCACCGAATGCAGCTGTTCCTGCAACAGGGTGAAGCTCACGGCGTCGGCCGGGACCACGGCTTCGGAGTCCTCGATCAGGTCACCGAATTCGGAGTCGCCGTCCTCGCCCAGCGGGGTGTGCAGCGAGATCGGTTCGCGGCCGTACTTCTGGACCTCGACGACCTTTTCCGGGGTCATGTCCAGCTCGAGGGCCAGCTCTTCAGGGGTGGGTTCGCGGCCGAGGTCCTGCAGCATCTGGCGCTGGACGCGGGCCAGCTTGTTGATGACTTCCACCATGTGCACCGGGATGCGGATGGTGCGGGCCTGGTCGGCCATGGCACGGGTGATGGCCTGGCGGATCCACCAGGTGGCGTAGGTGGAGAACTTGAAGCCTTTGGTGTAGTCGAACTTCTCGACAGCACGGATCAGGCCCAGGTTGCCTTCCTGGATGAGGTCCAGGAACAGCATGCCGCGGCCGGTGTAGCGCTTGGCGAGGGAGACCACCAGACGAAGGTTGGCCTCCAGCAGGTGGTTCTTGGCGCGCTTGCCGTCGTGGATGACAAACTCGAGCTCGCGCTTGAGCTTCGGATCCATGGAGCCGTCGTCGGCAGCGATCTTCTCCTCGGCAAAGAGGCCCGCCTCGATGCGCAGGGCGAGGTCGACTTCCTGTTCGGCGTTCAGCAGCGCGACCTTGCCGATCTGCTTCAGGTAGTCCTTGACCGGGTCGGCGGTGGCGCCGGCGGACATAACCTGCTGCACCGGGGCGTCGTCGTCGTCGGCGTCGGAGTAGACGAAGCCGGAGCCGGTGGTGGCTGCAGCCGCCTTGCCTGCTACTTCTTCGCCGTCGTCGCCGAGCTCGACGACATCGGGGGTCACGTCATCGAGTTCCTCGTCGACCTCAACGTCGTCGGAGTCCTCGTCCCGGGACTTGCTGGCGGCTTCGGCCGCGGCTTTGGCGCCGGGCTTGGGCCCGCGCTTCTTGGGCTCAGGCTTGGCGACTGCCGGGGCGGAGTCATCGCCGGCGGCGGAAGCTGCGTCTTTAGCAGCCTTGTTGGCTGCACGCGTAGCGGCACGCTTGGCGTTTGCCGCCGCCTTCTTCTCCTCGGGAGACAATTCGGCCTGGTCGGCGGGTTCCTTCTTCGCGGAAGACGGGGTCACAGAAAACCTTTCTAGCAGCGGTCTGCGGAATCACCATACGGGCAACACCACTATGACCCTGTCAAGTCCGTGTTTCCCATCAAGCGCAACCACGACCAGCAGAGCCACTTAGTAGAACTGCCGGAACGGCCGTAATGTTCCCTGTTTCCAAGGTTCGTTACACGCACTCAATCCACGGACCCAACCGGGTCTCGCCAACCATTGTCTCACGATTTTCCGGATCAGGGCCTCGAAGCCGCTCCTGCCGCGTTGTATGGCGCACCGCGCCGGCAGGCGTCAGGCGGCGTCGGGATCGAACTTCTGCCACGCGGCGTCCCTGCGCCGCGCCCACCCGCACAAGGTCCCGCGGCGGCCCAGCTCGGCCAGCAACTCGGCCAGCCGGTAGCCGGGCTGTTCGGCGTCGGCCGCGCTGAAGAGCGCATCGGCGAACGACCCGCGGCCGCGGCACCATTCAATCCAGCCCCGGCCGGTGAGGGCAGCGGCTTTTGCCTCCCCGCCGCCGCAGCCGCCGAGGAAGACGAGAACCCGGTCGAGCCCCGCCAGCCGTGCCCAGTCCGGAGCCGGAGGCAGCAGGCCCAGCAGTACGTCGCCGTACCCCGGGGTCTCCCCGGCAGTGGGGGCCTCCCCCGGCGCCGGGCCGGGAGCGGGCGCAGCCACGGGGAAGCCGTCGAGCTCGGGCAGCGGGGCCGCCTCGTCCGGCCCGGCGTCGAACACGCCGAACTTCTCGGCTCCGGCTTCCGCGGCCGCGCGCCCGGCGGCGGCCATGACCAGGACTGCGTCCCGCCAGGGCGCCACGCACAGCGTCGCGCGCAGGTACCCGGCAAGGCCGGCCTGAAGCGCGGCAGCCGGCACGCCGGCGGACTGCCTCCCGGCGGTATTGCCCGCCGGGCGGTTCGCGGACTCCAGCACGCGCTCCCAGACCTCCAGCACCGCATGGAACTGCGCCCGGTTCCGCCACCGGCCGGAGAATTCCCGGGCCCAGCCCTGCTCCGCCTCCAGCGCGGCCGGCTCGTCCGGCGCTGGCGTCCCGCCCGCGGCCGGGCGACCCCGGGCTGAGCGGCCCGGGGCGGCGCCCACGCTGCTGCCACGGAAGACGAGCTCGGCGTTGAGCCTGCTGTTCCGGATTTCCTCGATCGGCCGGCCCGGCGGCGCGCAGCAGGACGGGTCGGTGCAGTGGGCGTTGCGCCAGTACCGCGCCCCGATCAGCCAGGCATCCCGCACCGGCAGCCCGGCCGCGCCGAGGGTGCGCTCCAGTTCAGCCAGGAGCCTCGCCAGGGAGGGAGCGATGTCGCCGTCGGGGACGCCTCCGCCGGCGTCGGGTCCGCCGTCGTCGGCCGTGTCCCCCTCCGCGCCGTCGTCGGCAGCGCCCTCCGGCGCGGAGAAGATGGCGAGCAGCGCGCCGTCCGCCTCCTCGTCGGCCTCAAGGTAGTCGCGGACGGTCCGCGCAAACGCGGCCAGCGCAGGGCCCCGGCACCTGGACGGCTCCGGGAGGTCGACCCGCAGGGTCGCCCCGAGGCGCTTTCCCTGCAAGGTCATGGCCACGAGGCTGTTGGCCGGCCAGTAGCCGAGTGAATGCGGGATGAAGCCGAGGATGTCTTCGGGGCCGGTGATTTTCAGATGGTCGGGGGCTGTCATAGGCCCAGCTTCGTCCGCGCCGGAAGCGGCGGTCAGCCCCGAAGCCTGCTATGTGGACAACCCCGCAAAACCAATCAGGGGGTGCGGCGGCGCTCCGCGACGAGCCGGCGCTGCCGGGCGAGGGCCGCCAGCAGCGGCGGCACCACCACGCCCTGCGCCGCCATCTGCCGGCGCACTTTCCGCCGCGTGATCAGGATGGCCGCGGCACCGGCCACCAGCAGCAGGAACTGCACGCTGAGCGCGATCCGGAACGCGCCGAGGCTGTAAAGCCCTTCGGGCGACAGCCCGGCCAGGTGCAGCGCATCCAGCGCCAGCCCGATCAGGAAGATCGAGAGCAGGGCGGCGATGAAGCCGCCCACGTTCACGATCCCGGTGGCGGTCCCGATCCGGTGCGCAGGGTTGAAGGTCCGGGCGAAGTCGAAGCCGATCATCGAGCCGGGGCCGCCGACGGCCAGGACCACCACCAGCCCGGCCAGCAGCCACAGCGGCGACCGCTCCGGCTGGAGTAGCACCGCGGCCCAGGCCACGGCCGTGGCGCCGGAGATCAGCAGCACCATGGTGGAGCGGCGCAGCGGGTGGCGGGCCACAAAGCTGCCCATCAGCGGCCCGGCGGCCATCGCGGCGGCGACGTACAGCGCCATCAGGGCGGACACGGTGCCGGTGTCCAGCCCCTGCGCCGAAATCAGGAAAGGGTAGCCCCAGGTCATCGCGAAGACGGTGCCGCTGAACTGCACGGTGAAGTGGCTCCACAGGCCCAGCCGGGTGCCGGGCTGGCGCCACGCCCGGGACAGTGACACCCCGGTGGCGCGCAGCCCCTGCGAGGGTTCCGGCGCGGGGTGGCCCGGCGGCAGGTCCTGCAACAGCACCACCACGAGCACGACGGCGAGCCCGGACATCCCGGCCAGGGTCAGGAACGCCGGGGTCCAGCCTGCCGAGTGCAGGATCAGGGCGAACGGCACCACGGAGAAAAGCTGGCCCAGCTGGCCGGACATGCCGGTCAGCTGGGTGAGCAGCGGCACCCGGGACGGGGCGAACCAGAGCGGGATCAGCCGGATCACGGACACGAACGTCATGGCGTCCCCGGCGCCCACCAGCACCCGGCCCAGGACACCGCCCGGGATGCTGTCGGCGAAGGCCAGCTGGAGCTGGCCGAAGCCCATCAGCAGGGCGCCGCCGGCAATCATGGCGCGCGAGCCGAAGCGGTCCACCAGCACGCCGACGGGAATCTGCAGGGCAGCGTAGACCAGCAGCTGCAGCACGGTGAAAAAGGAGATTTCGGCGGCGCTGGCGTGGAACCGGGCAGTGGCCTCGAGGCCCACGACGCCGAAGGAGGTGCGCTGACTGACCGCCACCAGGTACGCGAAGACCCCGACGATCCAGATCAGCCAGGCGCGGGGGGAGGTCACTCCCCCATTATGCCCCGGCCCGTCCTAAATAGTATTTATTCGCCGGGCTCTTTACGGGCCAGATAGGCCTCGACGGCGGCGCCGAGCGCGTCGGCGTTGGGGAGCTGGTCGTTCTCGTCGGCGAGCAGCGAGCGGCGCACCGTCCCCTCGGCCTTCTCGTCGTACCGGGTTTCCAGGCGGGAGACGACCTGCTGGACCTCCTCGGAGGCGTCGATCTGTTCGGCGATCTGCCGGCCGACTTCCCGGCCGGCTTCGCGGAGCCGGTCAGTGGGAAGCATCAGCGAGGTCGCCGCGCCCAGGTATTCCAGCCCGGCGACGGCGGCCGTCGGGTATTCGGCCTCGGCCAGGTAATGCGGCACGTGGATGACGTAGCCGGCGATGTTCCGGCCCGCCTCGACCAGGCGCAGCTCCAGGATGTGGCCGACGGCGGCCGGCACCTCGACGGTGGGCTTCCAGACCGAGATCCCCTCGATCAGTTCCGGCCTGTTGCCGTGCACGGTGACCCCGACCGGGCGGGTGTGCGGCACCGGCATCGGGATGGAGTGGATCCAGGCCGCCAGATTGACGTCAAGTTCCTCCACGATGCCGACCACGGCGCGGGCGAAGCGCTCCCACTGCAGGTCCGGTTCGAACCCGGCCAGCAGCAGGAACGGCTTGCCCAGCCCGTCCTGCATCCGGTACAGGGCCAGGCGCGGGGCCTGGTAGTCCTGCAGGTGGTCCTCGACGAAGCTGACCTGCGGCCGCCGGGAGCGGTAGTCGATCAGCTGGTCGGCGTCGAACTCGGCTATGAGCTCGGACTCCAGGGTGTCCAGCAGTTCCGCGGTGATCTGCTTGACGACGTGGCCGGCGTCGGCGAAGCCGGTGAAGCCCATCAGCAGGTTGAGCCCGCGCAGCTCGGGACTGCGGAACAGCGCGTCATCACGGACGTACAGAGTCTGGGGGTCCAGCAGGGAGCCTGAAATCCGTTCCATCACGGCATGTTCCTTTCGCAGTAGCAGGTGGTGGGGCGGCGGAGCCGGAGGGCGCGGCGGCCCACGGGCCGTGCCGATACCAGCTACAACGCCCTGCCTGCCGGGGTAATTCCTGCCGCGACTGTGGGCCAGCTCTCATTAAATTGAACTTCGGCGCCGGGGAGAGACTACGATCGGAGCTGGCCTTATAGATGGCCTTGCAGACACCGGATCGCGTGCAATGCCGACGGTGGCTCAGGTACCCGTGGCAGGGCGCCGAACATGCAGTTCCTGCCGAAATATCACAGAGAATTGAGGACTGTCCTCGTGGTCAAGAATACCGAAGTCAAACTGAGTGCCATCGCCGGAGACTTGAAGAAGTCGCCGTCCGACGCCCTCGTCGTCGGCGTGGGACAGGGCACCGACGGCCCCGTGCTGCTGGAGAACCCGCTCTCGGCCAAGGCTGCCGAGGCGCTGGCCGAGTCCCTGGCCGTTCTTGGCCTCACCGGTGCCGCCGACCAAGCGCACCGCCTCCCCGGCCTGCCCGAGGCCGGCGCGACCGTGCTGGTCCTCGCCGGCGTCGGCAAGGTCGCCGCCGGCGCCCCGCTCTCCGAGGAAGCACTGCGCCGGGCGGCCGGCTCCGCCGTGCGCCAACTCGCCGGCGTCGCCACCGTCACCCTCGCACTGCCGACGCCGAGCCTGGCCGCCGTCGCGGCCGTCGCCGAAGGCGCCGCGATGGGCGCCTACTCCTTCACCGAGTACCGCACCGCCAAGGACGGCATCAAGGACCCGGTCAAGAATGTCCGCATCCTCACCGACTTCGCCGCGGACAAGGCACTGGCGCCCGTGCTCGAGCGCGCCTCCCTGATCGGCAAGGCCGTCAACGCCACCCGCACGCTGGTCAACCAGCCGCCGAGCCACCTGTACCCCGAGTCGTTCGCCGACGCCGCCAAGGACCTGGCCAAGGGCCTGCCCGTCAAGGTGACCGTCTGGGACGAGAAGCGCCTGGAGAAGGACGGCTTCGGCGGCATCCTCGGCGTCGGCAAGGGCTCCACCCGCCAGCCGCGCCTGGTCAAGGTCGAGTACGCCCCGGCCAAAGCCACCGCCAAGATCGCGCTTGTGGGCAAGGGCATCACCTTCGACACCGGCGGAATCTCGCTGAAGCCGCACCTGGGCATGGGCGACATGAAGTCGGACATGGCCGGCGCCGCCGTCGTCCTCAACACCGTCCTGGCCCTCGCCGAACTGGGCCTGCCGGTCAAGGCCACCGCGTGGCTGTGCATCGCGGAGAACATGCCCTCCGGCGCGGCCCAGCGTCCTGCCGACGTCATGACCATCTTCGGCGGCAAGACCGTCGAGGTGCTGAACACCGACGCCGAGGGCCGCCTGGTGATGGCCGACGGCATCGTCGCCGCGAGCCAGGAGTACCCGGACGCGATCATCGACGTCGCCACCCTCACCGGCGCGCAGCTGATCGCCCTCGGCGACCGCACCGCCGGCGTGATGGGCTCCGATTCGGTCACCGGCGCGATCAAGGCCGCCGCGGACCGCGCCGGCGAGCTGGTCTGGCCGATGCCGCTGCCCGAGGAACTGCGTCCCAGCCTGGACTCGCAGGTCGCCGACATCGCCAACATCGGCGAACGGCACGGCGGCATGATGACCGCTGCCGTATTCCTGCGCGAATTCGTCGGCAAGGGCAAGGACGGCGAGCAGATCCCGTGGGCCCACATCGACATCGCCGGACCGTCCTTCAACAACGGCAGCCCGTACGGCTACAACCACAAGCAGGGAACCGGCTGCACGGTGCGCACCCTGGTGGCCTATGTCGAGGACCTTCTCTCCACGGCCGTCTAGCCGGAACCGCGGCCTTGTGGCCGGGGCTGATACCCCGGCCACAAGGCCGCGTGACACTGGACACAAGCGCTCCACAAACGCCACGGCAAGGTGGAGCATGTATTAGTGGTTCGCTAAGGTGAACCGTAGTTTCACAGCAATGAGCTTCACAGAAGTAATTCCAAACGAAAGGGAACCGGCCTGCTGGCATAATCGCGGCAGAGAAGTTCCAAGACCAGATGATGCGTGTTCTCGTGTCATCGTTCACGCGAGGGAGCGTTTTAGTGGCCGATCAGGCAACTGCGCAAGAATTCGACATCCTGGTACTCGGTGGCGGCAGCGGCGGCTACGCAACTGCGCTCCGCGCCGTCCAGCTCGGCCTTACGGTCGGCCTCATCGAAAAGGGAAAGCTCGGCGGCACCTGCCTGCACAACGGCTGCATCCCCACCAAGGCCCTGCTGCACTCCGCCGAACTGGCCGACCACGCCCGTGATTCCGCCAAGTACGGCGTCAACGTGACCCTGGACAGCATCGACATCAACGCCGTCAACGCGTACAAGGACGGCATCATTGCCGGCAAGTTCAAGGGCCTCCAGGGACTCATCAAGGGCAAAAAGGGCATCACCGTCATTGAGGGCGAGGGCAAGCTCCAGGGCACCGACACCGTCGTCGTGAACGGCACCGCGTACAAGGGCAAGAACATTGTCCTCGCGACCGGCTCCTACTCCCGCACCCTGCCCGGCCTCGAAATCGGCGGCAAGGTCATCACCTCCGACGAAGCCCTCACCATGGACTTCATCCCGAAGAGCGCCATCATCCTCGGCGGCGGCGTGATCGGCGTCGAGTTCGCCTCAGTCTGGAAGTCCTTCGGCGTCGACGTCACCATCGTTGAAGGCCTGCCGTCCCTCGTCCCAAACGAGGACGCGACGATCGTCAAGAACTTCGAGCGCGCCTTCAAGAAGCGCGGCATCAAGTTCTCCACCGGCGTCTTCTTTCAGGGCGTCGAGCAGAACGACGACGGCGTCAAGGTCACCCTCGTCGACGGCAAGACCTTCGAAGCCGACCTTATGCTGGTCGCCGTCGGCCGCGGCCCCGTCACGGCCAACCTCGGCTACGAAGAGGCCGGGCTGACGATCGACCGCGGCTTTGTCATCACCAACGAGCGCCTGCACACCGGCGTCGGCAACATCTACGCCGTGGGCGACATCGTCCCGGGCGTCCAGCTCGCCCACCGCGGCTACCAGCAGGGTATCTTCGTGGCCGAGGAAATCGCCGGCCTCAAGCCCGTGGTCGTGGAGGACGTCAACATCCCCAAGGTCACCTACTCCGAGCCGGAGATCGCCACCGTGGGCTACACCGAGAAGGCTGCCAAGGCCAAGTTCGGCGACGACCAGATCGAGACCCAGGAATACAACCTCGCCGGCAACGGCAAGAGCTCCATCCTGGGCACGTCCGGCATCGTGAAGCTGGTCCGCCAGAAGGACGGCCCCGTCGTCGGCGTCCACATGATCGGCGCCCGCATGGGCGAGCAGATCGGCGAGGCCCAGCTGATCGTGAACTGGGAAGCCTACCCGGAGGACGTGGCCCAGCTGGTGCACGCCCACCCGACCCAGAACGAGTCGCTCGGCGAAGCCCACCTCGCCCTGGCCGGGAAGCCCCTGCACGGCTAACAGCCCGCACCACCGCAAGATCACCGTGCTTAGTGCATCCGGCCGGAAAAGCCGGGTGCACTAAGCTCGAACCAGGCAGCAACCATCCGCACCAAAGATCAATAAGGAGAACGGGGACGACATGTCTGAATCCGTTAACTTGCCCGCCCTCGGTGAGAGCGTCACCGAAGGAACCGTCACCCGCTGGCTCAAGCAGGTCGGTGACCGGGTAGAGGTGGACGAGCCCCTGCTCGAAGTTTCCACCGACAAAGTAGACACCGAGATCCCCTCTCCGATCGCCGGCGTGATCGAGGAAATCCTCGTCGCCGAAGACGAGACCGCCGAGGTCGGCGCACCGCTGGTGCGCATCGGCGACGGCTCCGGCTCCGGCTCTGCCGAATCAGCTGCCCCGGCCGCCGAGGAAGCCCCCGCTGCCGAAGCTCCGGCCGAGACCCCCGCCGGCACGGAGGCTCCCGCCCCCGAAGACGAGACCCCGGCAGCTGCCGAGACCCCGGCCGCCGCCCCCGCCGGCGAGGGCCACGAAGTGACCCTTCCCGCCCTGGGCGAGAGCGTCACCGAAGGCACCGTCACACGCTGGCTGAAGAGCATCGGCGACACCGTCGAGGTGGACGAGCCGCTGCTGGAAGTCTCCACCGACAAGGTCGACACCGAAATCCCCTCGCCGGTCGCCGGCACCCTGCAGGAAATCCGCGTCGCCGAAGACGAGACGGCCGAGGTCGGTTCCGTCCTCGCCGTGATCGGCTCCGGCGCCGCCGCCCCGGCACCCGCACCGGCACCCGAGGCTCCCAAGCAGGAAGCTCCGAAGCAGGAAGCCCCGGCTCCGGCCGAGGCACCCAAGCAGGAGGCTCCCAAGCAGGAAGCCCCAAAGCAGGAAGCCCCGGCTCCGGCCGAAGCACCCAAGCAGGAGGCTCCCAAGCAGGAAGCAGCCCCGGCCGCTCCCGCAGGCGCGGCTGAGTCCGGCTACGTCACTCCCCTGGTCCGCAAGCTCGCCAACCAGCAGGGTGTGGACATCTCCTCGCTGACCGGCACCGGCGTCGGCGGCCGCATCCGCAAGCAGGACGTGCTGGCCGCAGCCGAAGCCAAGGCAGCCCCCGCCCCGGCTGCTGCCTCCGCCCCGTCCGCTGCCCCGGCCGCGGCGTCGGCTGAACTGTCCTCGCTGCGCGGCACCGTGCAGAAGGCCCCGCGCATCCGCCAGGTCATTGCCCGCCGCATGCGCGAGTCGCTGGACATCTCCACCCAGCTGACCCAGGTCCACGAGGTGGACATGACCAAGGTCGCCAAGCTGCGCGCCAAGGCCAAGAACTCCTTCCAAGCGCAGAACGGCTCCAAGCTGACTTTCCTGCCCTTCATCGCCAAGGCCGTCGCCGAAGCCCTGAAGCAGCACCCGAAGGTCAACGCCTCCTACGACGAGGACAAGCAGGAGATCACCTACCACAACGCCGAGCACCTGGCGATTGCCGTAGACACCGACAAGGGCCTGCTGGTTCCGGTCATCGCCGACGCCGGCAACCTGAACCTGGCCGGCCTGGCCGGCAAGATCGCCGACGTCGCCGACCGCACCCGCAACGGCAAGATCGGCCCGGACGAGCTCTCCGGCGGCACCTTCAGCATCACCAACATCGGTTCCGTGGGCGCCCTCTTCGACACCCCGATCATCAACCAGCCGCAGGTCGCCATCCTCGGCACCGGCGCGATCGTCAAGCGCGCCGTCGTGGTCTCCGACGAGAACGGCGACGACTCGATCGCGATCCGTTCGATGATGTACCTCTCCCTGACGTACGACCACCGCTTGGTGGACGGCGCCGACGCAGGACGCTTCCTGCAGACGCTGAAGGCACGCCTTGAGGAAGGCGCCTTCGAAGCCGACCTCGGCCTCTAGGCTGCGGCCCACCGCGAGGTGAGCGAAGGGCACCTTCCCGTCAGGGAAGGTGCCCTTAGCAATTTGCGGACACTTTGTCGCTAAGCTAGGTCCCATGAACATCGTCTATAACATCATGGTCTTCCTGCACATCATCGGCGCCGCCATGATTGTCGGTATCTGGATTGCCCAGATGAAGAAACCCACCGTGCACCCCCGCCAGTTCGACGGCGCCGCCCTGCAGATCATCACCGGCATTGTAATGATGGGCCTCATCCCGGCCCTGAACATGGAGGCGAACTACTTCAAGCTGGGCATCAAGTTCTCGATCGCCCTCGCCGTGGTGGTCCTCGCGTTCATCGGCAGCCGCAAGTACAAGAAGGACGAACCCGTCAGCAAGGGCCTCGCGCACAGCGTCGGCGGCCTTGCCCTGCTCAACGTGGCCATCGCCACCCTCTGGCAGTAGTTCCGCCCGCCACAGCGACGGCGACGCACCCCGCGCGGGTGCGTCGCCGTCGTCGTTAAGCCTGTCCCGACCGGAATATGGCGAGGCGGTCCTCTGAGAGCGGACACCGGGTGCGGCCGCGGGCCAGACTCCCTAGGATGGGGAACGGCAGGATCCCGCCTACCTGGCCGGATCGCTGATTCAACGACGCTGAGGAGTGGACATGGCAACAACACGCACCGCACACACTGTATGGAACGGCGACTTGATGTCGGGGGCGGGCAACACCACCCTGGACAGCTCCGGGCTCGGCAACTTCGACGTGACCTGGAAGGCACGCGCCGAAGCGGCCGAGGGCAAGACCAGCCCGGAGGAACTGATCGCCGCGGCGCACTCGGCCTGTTTCTCGATGGCCTTCAGCCACGCGCTGGCCCAGGCCGGCCACACCCCGGAGGAAGTCAACACCAAGGCCGACGTCACGTTCGAGCCCGGCACCGGCATCACCGGCAGCCACCTCACGCTGAACGCCCGCGTGCCCGGC harbors:
- the sucB gene encoding 2-oxoglutarate dehydrogenase, E2 component, dihydrolipoamide succinyltransferase — protein: MSESVNLPALGESVTEGTVTRWLKQVGDRVEVDEPLLEVSTDKVDTEIPSPIAGVIEEILVAEDETAEVGAPLVRIGDGSGSGSAESAAPAAEEAPAAEAPAETPAGTEAPAPEDETPAAAETPAAAPAGEGHEVTLPALGESVTEGTVTRWLKSIGDTVEVDEPLLEVSTDKVDTEIPSPVAGTLQEIRVAEDETAEVGSVLAVIGSGAAAPAPAPAPEAPKQEAPKQEAPAPAEAPKQEAPKQEAPKQEAPAPAEAPKQEAPKQEAAPAAPAGAAESGYVTPLVRKLANQQGVDISSLTGTGVGGRIRKQDVLAAAEAKAAPAPAAASAPSAAPAAASAELSSLRGTVQKAPRIRQVIARRMRESLDISTQLTQVHEVDMTKVAKLRAKAKNSFQAQNGSKLTFLPFIAKAVAEALKQHPKVNASYDEDKQEITYHNAEHLAIAVDTDKGLLVPVIADAGNLNLAGLAGKIADVADRTRNGKIGPDELSGGTFSITNIGSVGALFDTPIINQPQVAILGTGAIVKRAVVVSDENGDDSIAIRSMMYLSLTYDHRLVDGADAGRFLQTLKARLEEGAFEADLGL
- a CDS encoding OsmC family protein, which gives rise to MATTRTAHTVWNGDLMSGAGNTTLDSSGLGNFDVTWKARAEAAEGKTSPEELIAAAHSACFSMAFSHALAQAGHTPEEVNTKADVTFEPGTGITGSHLTLNARVPGISEEDFQRIAEEAKTGCPVSAALTGIKITLDATLSA